ACGGATACAAAATAATACAATATAGAACTAATAAAAGGAATACCGAACCATTGCTGACGACTCTCCTCAGGGATATAGAACGCATTACACCAGGGTCCACCAGTATAACACTTACGTTTTTCCCGCTGCGTCCATCTTTGCTATTCTCTTTCATAGCTTTATAAAGTCTCCGTTGCAATTCTAACATTGTTAAACTGAGTTGCAACTTCGAGCTACTAAAGAATGACAAGGGTTTGTTGTATTTCTCCTTCTGCCATAACGGATCATCAACTTTAACTTCTCCTAATGCTTGCAGGAAACATGTGGTAACCACAATTCTTACATTTCGATCGGGAGGCTGCGATTTAAAGCTTGGTTGAAGCAAATGCAATAAGTGAAAAACACCAGCAAAGTTGCTAGCAATCTGTATCTCTAAACCGTCCTTACTGGTTCGCCTTTGGGCCCTTTTACGCCCCCAAAGCCACCCTACTGGCTCCATGTTCCCAGACATAATAACACAACCATCCAATCTCCTTGGGGGAGAGTTGTCTAACCAAGTTGTAGCAAACTTCCTAACATCATGCAGATCTGCTAAGTCGCACTGTTCCACGTAGATCAATTCGTTTTGTGTTTTCGCCCGTATTTGTTCACACCATTCACTAGTCCATTCATCTAGCGTACGCACTAATATTATCAATTGTGCACCTTTACGAGCCATTTCCAAAATTACAGAGGTACCCATACCTTGAGTTGTAGCCCCAGTGACAATATAAACCTTTCCATGTAGCTTCCTTTCCCATGTATTCAATCTTCCCCTGAACCAATACTTCAAACCGCCGATTACAGCGGCATATGGTGCATATTTAATTACTTGATTAAGATATGGGACTTTATCCGGTCCCTCAATGAGAGCAGTACCCAAAATATTCAATGGCATAATCTGAAATGCCTTCCAGGTCGCTTTATATCGAGAAGTTTATAAATAGTTGGCAGTGGCAAGTTCTTAGTTTATTACAAATAACTGAGCGTTAGTATTTTTTCATGTTGTAATCATAAAATGGAAATTTTTAAATAATTGTTAAGATGCGATGAGCTAGACAAAACTCAAAAATACCTATTTAAAGACTGTTATTGATCTTTCATAGCGTTCAAATCATTATTATATATCAATATGGATGAAAGGGTACTTTTTACGAGCGGAATAACCGCAACTACTTCATTTTTGCATTCGTCAGGACAATCAAACCTCAAGCAATGTGCTACCTCATCGCGCAACTCAGCAGTTATGGTTGGCGACCGTTTGCTTGTATCGCAGGCCAATAAGGCACTTATCAATGTTTACATCATGAATGACAGTAATAAGAAGGAATCAGTTGAGCAAAGACTCCCATTGCCGGAACTGATTAGCTGTATAGCTGTGGTAGAAAATAATAATGCAGTTGAAAGTAACTGCGAAAGAACGAATGTTGATCTACCGTACTTGTTGTTGGCTTCTACACCATCTGGAAAGCTATATATCTGGGAGTTAGCATCTGGAAAGTTACTTTGTGTAAAACCAATGTCTCACTACCAAACTATTACAAAAATCCAGGCCATTGTAAATGGGAAGTATGTAGTGACAAGTGGTGCAGATGCTCGTCTGATTGTCTGGCAGACAAGCGATTTGGTGTTACAAGATGAACCAAAGCCTGTATACATGTTACATGACCATACCTTGGCAATTACCGATTTTGCTGTTTCCAACGCCCACAACAGTGACTATCTAAACACTAAGTTGTTCACAGTTTCCGAAGACATGTCCTTAAGATGCTACCAGCTAAGCAATGCTTTTGAACGTCCCCAGCTGCTAAATACGTTTACATTTCCGGTGCCATTGACATCAGTTGCACTAGATAGTGCAGACAGGTGTGTATATGTGGGGACAACAGAGGGCGTGTACGCTCTGCCTACTTTCTACCACCTAGATCCAAAAGGCTCCAAGATCGTCAACTTGCTTCAACTGGGCGAGAATAAAATTCTCTCCATCACCGAATCACAGGAAGGAATGTCTGCTAACCGCCAGGAGCTATTCCAGATGGGCACTATTGTTTGCGATAAGATCTACCCAACGCAGGCAACCACC
The Eremothecium sinecaudum strain ATCC 58844 chromosome II, complete sequence DNA segment above includes these coding regions:
- the PBR1 gene encoding putative oxidoreductase (Syntenic homolog of Ashbya gossypii ABL140W; Syntenic homolog of Saccharomyces cerevisiae YNL181W), with the translated sequence MPLNILGTALIEGPDKVPYLNQVIKYAPYAAVIGGLKYWFRGRLNTWERKLHGKVYIVTGATTQGMGTSVILEMARKGAQLIILVRTLDEWTSEWCEQIRAKTQNELIYVEQCDLADLHDVRKFATTWLDNSPPRRLDGCVIMSGNMEPVGWLWGRKRAQRRTSKDGLEIQIASNFAGVFHLLHLLQPSFKSQPPDRNVRIVVTTCFLQALGEVKVDDPLWQKEKYNKPLSFFSSSKLQLSLTMLELQRRLYKAMKENSKDGRSGKNVSVILVDPGVMRSISLRRVVSNGSVFLLLVLYCIILYPLLWIFTKSGYRGGQVILHALMTPELEEVNKEDPESVPYMVNCITMKYSRKEFQDLKLQKSLYDNTVQSILEVEKKVAIKRNINKKKV
- the IPI3 gene encoding chromatin-binding/pre-rRNA-processing protein IPI3 (Syntenic homolog of Ashbya gossypii ABL141C; Syntenic homolog of Saccharomyces cerevisiae YNL182C (IPI3)) → MDERVLFTSGITATTSFLHSSGQSNLKQCATSSRNSAVMVGDRLLVSQANKALINVYIMNDSNKKESVEQRLPLPELISCIAVVENNNAVESNCERTNVDLPYLLLASTPSGKLYIWELASGKLLCVKPMSHYQTITKIQAIVNGKYVVTSGADARLIVWQTSDLVLQDEPKPVYMLHDHTLAITDFAVSNAHNSDYLNTKLFTVSEDMSLRCYQLSNAFERPQLLNTFTFPVPLTSVALDSADRCVYVGTTEGVYALPTFYHLDPKGSKIVNLLQLGENKILSITESQEGMSANRQELFQMGTIVCDKIYPTQATTMQVSMDGSLLVVGNTLGSCSVIDIYSKQIMKELAPLVTKDAHLGPVNNLMVIPCIAHSESLTQTGVSGSQSAKVTKIPNLEKAIYDREDMHNLMFQKGRKRDPSPILPVSDFEKYIDNVAQEESVFMQLGAVNSTLKVVGEQLPSSNASSSQDTSKDAEVATLKETVQQLTAAYKDLREIHEKLYEDHEKLLQKHK